Below is a window of Lemur catta isolate mLemCat1 chromosome 11, mLemCat1.pri, whole genome shotgun sequence DNA.
TTTTTGAGTATGTCTTTTgaatatctattaaaatgatcatatagttttctGAGTTGGCCTGTTgatgtaataaattatattaatgcatttacatttttattgaaaaatgaatAATGCATTCAGAAAAGTATATTAAAGTATATgtgaaaaaagagggaaagtatatgtatgttttttaaaaaataagaaaataaacatctgtgTAACATAGgttaagaaatgaaatatgaCCTGTATAGAAACCTCTTGAGTTCTCCTCCCCTGTCATAACCACTCCCTCTTTGCCTCCCCTACCCTAGGGTATGATTGTCTTGACTTTTAGGTTAAtctttcattgcttttgtttatgGTTTCACCACATATGAGTATATTCCTAAACAATACTGAGAAGGAAGCTTCATCCTAACTGTGAAAGAAAAGGACAGTTTTGTACCACATGAAGACTCCCAGGAGAAGAGATGCTGACTGACCAGCACCTCTGGGTCTTGGTGTGGATTTAGCTTCCCTGAGAGTTCATAAGAACCTTTTCTGGAGATGTCAGAGCAAGGTCAGGAGGAAGTGCTGGGAAACACAGAGCTCCCTGCAATGAGGGCATATGGCAGGTCTGTTGTGTTGACCAGACCTTGGACATCTGGGTGGAATACGGTCAGAGGCAGCTGGCTGCTCTGTGTTTTCTGCTTAGGAGCTCACTCCTATCTCCTGTCACGAGCAGGTCAAGTAGAACATTTCCTGATCAGGCAGCGAGGTGTGGGGGGAGAACAGGAGCCTCATAGCACTTGGTCAAGACAAGGCAAGTACAAACAAGAATCCAGATCAGGCTCACCAGATATTCTGACCCGAGGTTTCCAGAAATGGTACACTGGCAGCAGGGATCTTGGTGATGACAGCTGTCAGTGTGTCTGCCTGCTGAGTTAGTTACACTGCTCAGTCTGAACTGGTGTCTCTGTATACATGATGCACAGCTGACAACCTTGGATCCCCCTTCACCATCTTCCAAGGAGCTTCCTTTGCCTGTCTCCTGTCGTGGGTCTCTGTTTTTTGCAACCCATGTCTTCCACTTTCCTAGTTTACTCTCTGGTTTTGGTGGAGCACTTTCTTTAGTAACTTTTTCAGAAATTGTGTATGTGAGGTAAACCTTTTGAAATCTCATGTCTGAAAATGTATATACCTATATTCTAACTTCTTACTTGATCAATTGTTTGAATGTGTATAAATTACAGGTTGTAagtaattttcttcaaaattttgaaagtattaCTTTTAACTCCCAGTGTTGCTGTTGAGAAATTCAAAGCCTTTCTGATAATTGATtctttgcacatttattttttccttcttcctggaagTTTCTGGACTCTTCTCTTTAATTGTCTTGGTGTGGGTTTATTTTCATCTACAGTGCTGGGGACTTGGTGGACTCACCCATATTGCCTGGCAACTCACATCCTTCTGTTCTGGAAAATTTCCTCAAATTAGTTAATTGATGATTTCCTCCCTTTCACTTTCATCtggttcttcttttctttttgtaatttctattattttgatgTTGAACTGGAATTGTCCCctaatattcttatattttctctcctAGATCTTCTATCTCTTAGTATGTTTGCTTTACTTCCTAGGGAAATTAAATCAACCCTGTCTTCCAATCTTCTTATTGAAGTTTTTGTTTCTGCAATCACGGTTTTATTTTCTAAGACATCATTGTTGTTGTTCTCTGAATGTTCCTTTGTATAGCATCTTATTCTTGTTTCATGCATACAGTATCTTCTCATCTCTCTGAGGATATTAACAATGATCTTTTTGATGCCTTCTCTTTGTGTAACTTGTTTCCTCCAAGTTACTTTTTCTCATTGTTtgttttgtctctctcttctgtGTTAGATAATTTCCTGGACATCTGGTAATCTTCGATAATAATTAAGTTTGGGGGATGGGGTGTGAAGTTGGTCAGAAACTCTGAGCTCACAGGTTGGGTTTGCCACAGTAAGGTGATCTAGCTGGGCTGTTTTTGGAGAACCCCTTATGTCAGTATGTTTAGATCTTTCCTCTTCGGCTGGTATAATGTCTCAAGATAGAGTCTTCCCATCTCCAGCCTGGTAAGCATAGGTCCTGCTCCCACCACTTTGGCAACTAGGTGTGGGAGAAGGCTCAGGGTCTCTGCCTTCAGCATTCCATATGACATGGACACTTAATACCCTTGTTTTCAGCATTTTCAGTATGATATCTCTGCTCACAACTGTGCATGAAGCTTTCCCAGTCCAGATACCTTCTATCTTACCTTGTTTAGAGGAAAATCCTCCAGGCTCTGGCTGGGATATGAGAAGGACTGTTGCCCAGTGGTTCGGAGTTAGAGAAGAGATCTAGGGATCCAACTGCATTTCAGCTCAGTCCTGCCATTAGCAACCTCTTCCCCAGTTCCGGAGGGACCTTGGACTGCAAGTTTCTGTGCCTTCTGAGAACCTTTCAATATAAATTGGCTCTCAGTTTTCCCCACTGCCAGTTTGAGATGTCTTTTTCCTCAGGGCTGAGAAGTCAGTAACCGCATGACTGCCTGCCATCCTGTCTCAAAAATTCTGTTGTTGTCATCTCCTTTCCTGATCTCTCTATCTTTGTAGGTTTATCTCTTGATTTGAAAATCTCTTTACTGATGTTTAACGGGGTGTGAGGAGGGAGTGAAATTAGATGTATGCATTCAATCACCATCTTAACCCAGAACCCTAACTtgcattttcaatatatttttaaaattataattcctGGGAATAACCCTACTTGGCCATCGAGAGTTGCTATTTTAATGTACTgagatttgtttatttctgtctttccatTTAGAAGTCTTTAAGCGAACATGATTAGCAGGAAATGGGCCTTTCTATGAGGAGGATTCAAAGAAAACGTGTCCAGTGGGATAACTTTCATTAAGTATATAAGAAAGGACAGAGGCTGAATCCCAGGATGTAGTCTCCAGGCAACCCCTAATGAACGGGGGGAGGGGGTGCTATAGTAACCCCTGAGGGTGCATCAGGAGATGCAATGTTTTGTTTAGGGACCCAGAATACATCCCAGACTTTATCCTTGATGAATACAAGAGGAGCTCAGTTGGTGGCCTAATTTGATTTGACATCAATTGGGGGAGTTCTGTGATATGGAAGTGAGATCCCTATACCTTTCTGAAATGCAACCCAGGGCCCAGACGGTCCtcagaatcattcattcattattcactTATCAAATAGTCATTGAGCATCTACCATGGGCAAAGTGCTATGCTACATCTTGATAACTAAGACAGAAGCCGTCCTAGGTCACTCATGAAGCAatgctcctcccctcctccaaaaGCAGAAGGGAGGGGTGTAAATGGAAAGGGGGTTCAGGGTCACGTCTAGGGCTGTAACATGGTGacaataatttctctctctctctctgaggctTGTGATGAGAAATGAATGAGGAGACTCACACAAAGCATCCtccacagtgcttggcacacagtcgGATGTATGGATTTTGAGGGGAAACTTTAAATGGTGCAGGGAGCCTCAAGTGTTTAACGTTCTCCGCATACGTTTAAATCACTAGCATTTTTTGGAGAAAACATGAAGGGATTTAGACACTCAAAAACAGATGAGTGAACCAGTACTACTTAAATCAGTCATGACTACAGCCTAACAGGATCCATGCAGCATCCACAGTGGTAACTCTGTTGTCTTGGTCATCTTCGGCATGTGTCAGCTTTTGCCCGGGCGCTCTTATTTTCTGGCGAGGCTGCACGCTCCTTTGATTTTACTGTTCTCCTTTCACCTCTTACTAGAAACATTGTGATCCACCTCTCACAAGCAGCTTCACTCACCATTCTTTCTGGCCGACGTTTCTGAAACTGAGTATTTTTGATAGATACCTTTTAGCAAAAAGAAATGGTACACGGATTGACATTTGGCAGTTCGCCTGTGACCTGTTGGAGGCACTCCCGTGCAGCTGTACAACTGGTGAAAACCTCCAGGCGGTGGAGAGGGCGGGTAGGGGGATTGGGTTCAAGTCTCTGCCAAGCTGTGCAATCGCAGGCAAATTCGGTAATTTTCTGAGTCTCAATTTACCTATCCGCAAAACGGGGACACAGACAGGGTTGTGGTGAGGACTAACGAGATAAGGGATGTAGAAGTGCCTGTTATACTTCTACGTATGGTGGAGGATTAGCAAACGCAGTGGCTCTTATTGCCTCGGGTGTCATTCTGAGCCAGGCTGCCgcacgtgtttgtgtgtgtgtgtgtgtgtgtgtgtgtgtgtgtgtgtgtgtgtgtgtgtgtacgcgcgCACGCCCTGACCTGCGGGTGTGTTTGCTAGGGAAGGAGTGCGTGTGGACGTGTGTGCCGGGCCGCCCTGGGAGTGCGCGGCTGCCCTCGCCAGGCTGAGAGCGGTGCCCGCCACGGCTGATTGGCAGCGCTGGGTGAATGAGCGCGCGCGGGGCCGCCGGCACGGGGCGGCCGCGGCTCGGCGCTGCTGTGCGCCCGCTTGGCGGCCGGTGTGGGGCGTACGGCGGGCGGCgggctgggtgggaggagaaggaggaggcggaggaggcggaggagggggagaggaagggagggcgCGGGAGCGGCGAGGGAGGGCGGGCCGTCAGAGCCGCCGCCGCGGAGCCCCGGCGCGGGCAGCTTCTCCGGGTAGCGAGGCTCGGAGCCAGGAGGCGGCGCCGCGGGAGGGAGCGCGGAGTGCGGAGCGCGGAGCCGGGCGCCCGCCTGGTGAGAGCGCCGCAGCccgggggccgggccggggcagAGGGTCGGCGAAGCTGCGGTCGCCCGGCGAGCCGAGGGGGCGTCGGGGAGTGGGGGTCGGGATCTCCAGTCCGGGCGCCGCGGAGACAGCGGGCGACACGCCGCGGAGCGTTGCCCTCCTGGGCGCCCGGGCCGCCGCGACCGCCCCTTCTCGGGGGACTTGGCTAGGAGACCTGCCTGCGGGAGAGAGCGAGAGGAGCAGGTGGAGCGGTCAGgggagtgtgtgcgtgtgtgcgtgcgtgtgtgcctGCGAGGGGTGGTGGGTGtgtaggggggtggggggtgacgATGTGAAGTGTGTGTCTCTACAGTGTGTGAATGCGTGTGGAGGGGGTGTGTGCCTCTCCGTACAGTGCATGCTGTGGTGTGCgagtgagagagagacagggaggctGGGAGCTCTCAGAGCTTGGGTCTGAACCCATGTAGGAGGGAGGGGGTCAGCAGGACGGAGTGCTTGTGTGTGCAGGGGCAGGAGTGTGCGAAGGGTGAGTGGGTGAGTGTGTCACGGGGGCtaggtgtggctgtgtgtgtgatGTAAGGGTGCCGAGTGCACGTGTGTCCCTGGctcaccctcccttcctccaccagATGTGTGCAGGTGGAGGGGAGAGttctggggaggggtgggagccTACCGCAGCTGCCCCTTGCCGGGCTCGGCTCGCTTGCAGGGCCTTCTCCCCTAGGAAGGCGAGATCGCCaagctgcccctcccccaaataCTTGCAGGGCCCTGGGGAAGAGAGCGGGCCAAGCCCCAGGAAagaggggaggggctgaggggagggtgCTTCTGCCAGACTGGGAACCCTGCTTCTCTGGTTGGAACCTGGGCGGCCTTCCCGGCGCTGCCAGATAGCTCTCTGTTGGGCTtcaccctctccctgccctgtaTGCCAGTGGTCTGAGAGGGAAAGGGCCAGCACCTGAGATTGGGGacagaagtgggggtggggagggctggcttGTTGGCAGTTGTATGCCCTGAAGGGTATGTGGTACTCTGTAGGCCCCAGTAAATATTTCAAGGCGGAGAGAAGGCTCAGGGAAACACAGGGagtgaaggagggaaggaatcTGAGCCTGGGAATCCAAGTCCATCCCCTCTGCTGTCAGTTAAGAATGAAGGCCACTGGCTGCAGTCAGACCCTATTCCCTCCACAAGCAGGTTGGGGAGAAGAAACTTCAAGGCAGGGATTTGTGCTGGGGTCTGAAGGTACAGCAAGGACCCTGTAAGAAGAGCCATCATGTCTCTCTCCTTGGGTGGAAcactgcctcctgcccccaccacctgCTTCTCTGTGATCAGAAGCCTCTCTCTGGGGCATCCGATCCCCGGGAAGTGAAGAAGGTGGCAGTGGCCGGGGCTCATAGGGCCTCTCTTCTCTCCAGGACCTTCGTGCTCAAAGCGTGCTGAAGAACTGAGCCCATTGCCCACCAAGGGCACCCGAGGCCAGGTGGGGCCATGGCAGGGCATGGctgtctggggctggggctgttCTGCTGGGTCCTGCTTGCTGTTCCTGTGGGCCCCCAGCCTGCCTCCTCCGTCCCAGGTGCCCCTCTCACCACTCTGACCCCACCACCTCAGAGTGAGGACTCTATGCTCTCTCTCAACTTGGGACTTAACTTCAAATTCCATCTTCGGGGACCTGCTGCTGTCTGGGGGAGCCCTGTCACAGAGACCCAACCTCTCTCTCTTAGGCCAGGCGAGGAGCCAGGGGGAGAGGTGGTCAGTGGGCTGAGGACTGACCCCCTTTGGGAACTACTGGTGGGCTCCCCTGGGAACTCTCCCCCAGAGTGGGGCTCCGCTGAAGGCAGCTCTACGCCctgggcctcctccctgcctccagagTCCACATCCCCCCTTTCTGGGCCCACTGATGGGCCCACTGCTCCCTATCAGCCAAGGATGGGCACTGTGACCTGGGACACTGCTCTGACGGCTACAGCACCTCCATCCAGTGCTCCTAGGCCCCACCAGAGTGAGCTGGAGCTGAAGTTTGACATGGCACTGAGAGCAGGAGCAGCCCCAACACTTGGGCATCGGACACTGCCCCTGCTGCCCAGCCTGCGGGCCAGCCTGGCAGAGATTGCTGGGCGCCTGGGACCCTTTGGTGAGTACCCACCCCATCCCAAAGGAAGCCCTACTGGGCACCCCTGGCAGATAGGAGGCAGCTTCAGCCTGGGCTTCTTTTGCAGCATTCTTTGGCACTACTCTGTCCCCACTCCGGAACTTCTCAGGCCTGAGCCCCCCAGGTGAAACTGCATCCCCAAGCTCTGCCTCTGGAGTTTCAGGTTCTCCAGGTGAGTGTTTATGTCATTGCAATAAAGAATTGTGGAATACCTCtccatgccaggctctgtgctaggggCCTAACCAATAcctcctgttctttctttctttcttttttttttttcttagtttcaaaattttacaggggtacaaacgtttaggttacatatattgcctttgtaccgcccgagtcagagctacaagtgtgtccatcccagatagtgcgcaccgcacccattaggtgtgcatttacccatcccctctcccccctcccacctgccccaaacctgatgaatgttacttccgtaTGTTGTATATGTGTTGATCAATAAGTACCAATTTGATAataagtacatgtggtacttgtttctccattcttgtgatacttcacttagaagaacggGCTCCAGCACcagccaggataatacaagagatgctagttCACCACtactttttgtggctgagtagaactccatggtgtacatataccatattttattaattcactcaggtattgatgggcacttgggttatttctacatttttgcaattgtgaattgtcccATTCTTTCTTgactcatgggagatctgcattgCTTCTTCCAGGCTCTAGGACATGGGCTTCCGCTCCCATGGTGGAATCATTCTCTTTGCCATATACTGAGGCTAGTTTGGTCCTTTTAGCTTAGCTCATGGTGTACATAAGCTTAGCATGTGGCTACAATTCCTGGGACAGTGGCTTCCTTAGGGCCAgctctggggaaggagaggatttTCTCTAAAACCCCAGAGGCCAAGGCCAGCTGGTAGGATGGCATTTGAGCCCCATGTGCTCCCTTTGCAGGGTTCTTTGGCAccactctgtccccacccccaaaccccctGGAAAGGAAGCTCTCCAGCCCAATCCTGCTGGACCCAGCTGCTTCCCCAAGCTCTGCCTTGATTGTAACAACATCACTAGGTAAGTGTCCAGTTCATTTAAACTTGGCAATtatttgctgagcacttactacatgttAGTCACTTATCAGTATTCTGGGACCCCTTTATTTCATTGTCATCATAATAATCACCAATCTCTTTATTATCACCAtggagatatatattaataatggtCTGAGAACAAGTGTTGCTGGGGAGAGTCCCACATAGAGTTAAGTAATGGTCCTCTGAGAGTTTTGCAATCACAGGCAGAGCAGGATGTAGACAGAGGTATCAGGGCAGACAGATGCAGGAATTCCTTCGTGATTCCCACAGCCTCAGTGCCAGCCGCACCCTCTACTCCAGTTGGCCTGACCTCCCCACCTTGGGGCTCTCTCTTTTGCTGTCTGATCTGACATGACATGCTGTCAGatgtgggcagagctgggcaccTCATCGGGAAGACACTGAAGAGGAGAGCTTGAGCAGGCAGATGCCACCTTCATTCAAGGGGGCCTTTCAGAACATGCACATAGACAAGCTAGTGGTGCAGAGGAGAGACCACAGGCTCCAGAATCTTGAGACCTGGCTTTGAATCTCAATTCACTTACTTACTAGCtgagtggccttgggcaggttatttaacctctctgaacctaaATTTTCTCATATATCTAGGGTTTAATAACAGTACTTATTTTTCTGAGTAATTATAAATCTTCCAGATAATGTAAGCTCTTGGCATGATACTGAGCACAAAGTAGAAGCTCATTAAATGGTAGCTATTAACTTTGCTTCTTTCCTCCACTGCACCCCAAATACACTTCCAGACCCTACCTCTCAGACACACAACCCTGGCACTAGGCGAGGGTGGGACAACACATAACCCCCAGGGCAAAGGATAGAGGTGCTCTAGGAGAGGTTCTGGTAGCTGAGGCCAAGAGAGCCATGGAGAGGGACTTCCAGGCCCAGCTTTGCTCTGCAAAGGGTTTTACTGTGGCTGTGAAACCTCTCAACCAGCCCACACTAGGCTCAGCAGTGGAAACCACTGGTCTCCCTGGCTTCTTCCAGCTCCAGACTTAACCCAGCACCCGATTCTCTGGCTCATTCCAGCTGCAGTCACTTCTCTCCCTCAGAGAGTGGGTGAGGAGCTgccatccctccccaccctgtccaGCCCAGTGTGCAGCAGTGGCAGGATCCGCTGCGGGGTAGGGGGCAGGCTCTGTGCCTCAGGGGAAGGATGCTGGCTGGCAGTCTGTCGGCCCCAGTGACAGTGCTGGCCAAGCAGGTTTAATGAGTCTGGACAGTATCAGAGGCAGTGCAGCTGGGCAGGCTGGTGGCCCCACCctcactcctcctcctcactgATGGCTGCAGGAACCCAGCCTCTCTCTGGCTGCTCCTCTTGGATAACCTGGGAGGGCTACAGGCCTTCTGGAGACAAGGCCTGTGGCCTTGCTCGTGTCAGCAGCATGCATGTAAAGAGTAAGCAGTTATGGGACAAATGAagtctctctgtctcctctaggaccgatctttctttctttctttcttttttttccttccttccttccttccttccttccttccttccttccttccttccttcctt
It encodes the following:
- the PRRT4 gene encoding proline-rich transmembrane protein 4 isoform X2, yielding MAGHGCLGLGLFCWVLLAVPVGPQPASSVPGAPLTTLTPPPQSEDSMLSLNLGLNFKFHLRGPAAVWGSPVTETQPLSLRPGEEPGGEVVSGLRTDPLWELLVGSPGNSPPEWGSAEGSSTPWASSLPPESTSPLSGPTDGPTAPYQPRMGTVTWDTALTATAPPSSAPRPHQSELELKFDMALRAGAAPTLGHRTLPLLPSLRASLAEIAGRLGPFAFFGTTLSPLRNFSGLSPPGETASPSSASGVSGSPGFFGTTLSPPPNPLERKLSSPILLDPAASPSSALIVTTSLDPTVSTSGSDDPSPASLGNPSVRPECGPESCSVGGLPEREGQPPVAPLPLFFLTLEADWAEARARWGVAWEAHVYGRLHRGLPPSLPDQPAAQYRGGPLQRGPAGARPLPGPCLRGRPAWAWPLPHCLAGDEDRARAQ